The following proteins are encoded in a genomic region of Mycolicibacterium confluentis:
- a CDS encoding 4a-hydroxytetrahydrobiopterin dehydratase, translating into MSVLTDEQVDAAAAELDGWKRSDGSLRRSITFDTFLDGIDAVRRVAEHAEAQDHHPDIDIRWRTVTFALVTHSAGGITEKDVAMARDIDSIVGRPGT; encoded by the coding sequence ATGTCTGTGTTGACCGATGAACAGGTGGACGCGGCCGCCGCGGAACTCGACGGGTGGAAGCGCTCTGACGGGTCGTTGCGACGGTCGATCACATTCGACACGTTCCTGGACGGCATCGACGCGGTGCGCCGCGTCGCCGAGCACGCCGAAGCGCAGGATCACCATCCCGATATCGACATCCGTTGGCGGACAGTCACATTCGCTCTGGTGACACATTCCGCGGGTGGGATCACGGAGAAGGACGTGGCTATGGCGCGCGATATCGACTCGATCGTCGGGCG
- a CDS encoding alpha/beta fold hydrolase, which yields MESTVVTVAGVRSPVLVGGDEKAPGEAVVFVHGNNAGAPWTALMNPITEFARAVAPEMPGFGAADKPADFPYTVDGYARHLDGVLTELGVTRAHLVAHDFGGPWALAWAADHLDRVASITLINTPVDINHTAAKIWRTPVLADVMRVVMGERSTAALLRRTDPQVPARALDEIARHATVPETYRAVVRLYRATGRDAIGPYVERLKHFPGNVLIIWGDGDAYLPIDQARRQQELFAHAELRIVPGVGHWPWLAEPDVVSDHLTAFLSEQ from the coding sequence GTGGAGTCCACTGTCGTGACCGTTGCCGGCGTCCGTTCGCCTGTGCTGGTGGGAGGTGACGAGAAGGCTCCCGGCGAAGCCGTGGTGTTCGTCCACGGCAACAACGCCGGCGCGCCGTGGACCGCGCTCATGAATCCGATCACCGAGTTCGCACGCGCGGTGGCGCCGGAGATGCCCGGGTTCGGGGCCGCGGACAAACCGGCCGACTTCCCCTACACCGTCGACGGCTACGCGCGTCACCTCGACGGCGTGCTGACCGAACTCGGTGTCACGCGTGCGCATCTGGTGGCGCACGACTTCGGCGGACCATGGGCTCTGGCCTGGGCCGCCGACCACCTGGATCGCGTCGCGAGCATCACGCTGATCAACACGCCGGTGGACATCAACCACACGGCCGCCAAGATCTGGCGCACCCCGGTTCTGGCCGACGTGATGCGCGTCGTTATGGGGGAGCGGTCCACCGCGGCCCTGCTGCGCCGCACCGATCCGCAGGTGCCGGCGCGGGCACTCGACGAGATCGCCCGGCACGCAACGGTTCCCGAGACCTACCGCGCCGTCGTGCGGCTCTACCGGGCGACGGGACGGGATGCGATCGGGCCGTACGTGGAACGACTCAAACACTTTCCGGGCAACGTCCTGATCATCTGGGGGGACGGCGACGCCTACCTCCCGATCGACCAGGCGCGGCGCCAGCAGGAGCTGTTCGCGCATGCCGAGCTCAGGATCGTCCCGGGAGTCGGCCACTGGCCGTGGCTCGCCGAGCCCGACGTGGTCAGTGACCACCTGACGGCCTTCCTGAGCGAGCAGTGA
- a CDS encoding (deoxy)nucleoside triphosphate pyrophosphohydrolase, with protein MPIQVVVAGALIADGALLVAQRERPPALAGMWELPGGKVAPGESDEQALARELHEELGIDVTVGARLGADVPLNENTTLRAYLVTLSDGDPHPHDHRELRWVRSGELHDLPWVPADTAWLPDLTVALAE; from the coding sequence ATGCCGATTCAAGTGGTCGTCGCGGGCGCCCTCATCGCCGACGGTGCGCTGCTGGTCGCGCAGCGGGAGCGACCGCCCGCGCTGGCCGGGATGTGGGAACTGCCCGGCGGCAAGGTGGCACCCGGGGAGTCCGACGAGCAGGCCCTGGCCCGCGAACTGCACGAGGAACTGGGGATCGACGTGACCGTCGGCGCGCGCTTGGGCGCCGACGTCCCGCTCAACGAGAACACCACGCTGCGCGCCTACCTGGTCACCCTGTCCGACGGCGACCCACACCCGCACGATCACCGTGAACTGCGCTGGGTGCGCAGCGGTGAACTGCACGACCTGCCGTGGGTGCCCGCCGACACCGCGTGGCTGCCGGATCTCACGGTGGCGCTGGCTGAGTAG
- a CDS encoding nitrate/nitrite transporter codes for MTTATPSSTYAGQGVNLALATWVSTINFWAWNLIGPLSTTYAADLSLSSTQASLLVATPILVGSLGRLVSGPLTDRFGGRRMLIAVTLASILPVLAVGAAGTAGSYPLLLVFGFFLGVAGTIFAVGIPFSNNWYEPSRRGFATGVFGAGMVGTALSAFFTPRLVTWFGLMATHVLIAAALAVTALISFVALKDAPAFHTNTDPVAPKLLAAAKLRVTWEMSFLYAVVFGGFVAFSNYLPTYIKTIYGFSPVDAGARTAAFALAAVIARPIGGALADRIPPRTVVLASLGGTAVMALIAVTQPPADLWSAITFTLLAVFLGIGTGGVFAWVARRAPRKSVGSVTGIVAAAGGLGGYFPPLVMGASYDPVDNDYTVGLLLLVVTALCALAYTALRLSAHEDQKDTS; via the coding sequence GTGACAACGGCGACCCCGTCGTCCACTTACGCCGGGCAGGGCGTGAACCTTGCACTGGCGACCTGGGTTTCGACGATCAACTTCTGGGCCTGGAATCTCATCGGGCCCTTGTCGACCACCTACGCCGCTGATCTCTCCCTGAGCAGCACGCAGGCGTCACTGTTGGTCGCGACGCCGATCCTGGTGGGCTCGCTCGGTCGACTTGTCAGCGGGCCGCTGACCGATCGCTTCGGCGGCCGACGCATGCTCATCGCGGTCACCCTGGCGTCCATCCTGCCCGTGCTCGCGGTCGGCGCCGCGGGAACCGCGGGGTCGTATCCGCTGCTGCTGGTCTTCGGCTTCTTCCTGGGCGTGGCGGGCACCATTTTCGCGGTCGGCATTCCGTTCTCCAACAACTGGTACGAACCGTCCCGGCGCGGATTCGCCACCGGCGTGTTCGGGGCCGGCATGGTGGGCACGGCCCTGTCGGCCTTCTTCACCCCCAGGCTCGTCACCTGGTTCGGCCTGATGGCCACCCACGTCCTCATCGCCGCCGCGCTCGCCGTCACCGCGTTGATCAGTTTCGTCGCGCTCAAGGATGCTCCGGCCTTCCACACCAACACCGATCCGGTGGCGCCCAAGCTGTTGGCGGCGGCCAAGCTGCGGGTCACCTGGGAGATGTCGTTCCTCTACGCCGTGGTGTTCGGTGGATTCGTCGCGTTCAGCAACTACCTGCCCACCTACATCAAGACCATCTACGGTTTCTCCCCCGTAGACGCCGGAGCGCGCACCGCGGCGTTTGCACTGGCTGCCGTGATCGCCCGCCCCATTGGCGGCGCGCTGGCCGATCGCATCCCACCCAGGACGGTGGTGCTGGCCTCGCTGGGCGGGACGGCAGTCATGGCGCTCATCGCGGTCACACAACCGCCCGCCGATCTGTGGTCGGCCATCACCTTCACCCTGCTGGCGGTGTTCCTCGGAATCGGCACCGGCGGTGTGTTCGCCTGGGTCGCCCGACGTGCACCCCGCAAGTCGGTCGGATCGGTCACCGGAATCGTGGCCGCCGCAGGAGGTCTGGGCGGATACTTCCCACCGCTGGTCATGGGCGCCAGCTACGACCCGGTGGACAACGACTACACGGTCGGACTGCTGCTCCTGGTCGTGACCGCATTGTGCGCCCTGGCCTACACGGCACTGCGATTGTCGGCGCACGAAGACCAGAAGGACACCTCATGA